AAGCAGACAGGAGGAGACTACtgtgagacagacaggtagagAGACAAGGAAAAGATAGACAGATGAGAGATAcgtagagagacagacaggtagacagacagacagactggtaGAGACTGTGTTTAGACAAACAGGTGTTCAGACAGAcaggtatgtttttgtttttaccagaAACTCGTCTCTGATGAAAAACTTTGCTCGAGTGACTCTGGGATCTTCATCAGTCTCTGAAACAGCtgagaacacaaacaaacacaacaaaaggatatcaggaggtcaaaggtacagctgtgtttttgtttatgtgtaCAATTCCGTTTTTGTTTATGGTTGTACTGACGTTCATATGTATGGTTGTACTGATGTTCATGTATACGGCTCTGTTTATTATTGAgcttttgttcatgtttgtgtttattgttgtgtttttgctttaCTGTCTGCTGGGACGGTGTAGTTGTTGTATTCAGGGAAATAATCCTCCAGTTTAGATTTTCCTGCCAGAATCTTGTCAGCCAGAACATCCTGTTTATTCAGGAACAAGATGACTGAGATGGTCTTCAAAAACCTGCAGCCAATcagagaacacagagaacaccGACAGCCAATCAGAGAACACAGAGGACAACAGCAACCAAACAGAAGACAACAACAGCCAGTCAAAGCGCATAGAAACCTGTTTGTCCAAATAGATCTGAAGAGGTCCAGAGACTCTCTAAGCCGATTGGTGGAGTTGTCTTCTCGGATCACCATGTTGTAGCTGCTGCTCGCTGCCACAAAGATTATGGCTGTCACATCTGACAGGAACAACAGGAAGGAAACCTTAAATCAGTGgtctccaaccttttttggctcgtgaccccattttaacatcacaaatttctggcgaccccagacattcaaaaaggagactttttttttctaaaaccaatttgtttttgatcgtgtaatagctgtaattgctatactatgttgcaattttaaatgatatttagtctatataatgtatattgttatggacagaggcagtaaatccaggtgtagattactgcacaaagtgagaattttattttccttggtcaggatctgtccagtcagtccagctgtgatttacaaggacaattaacactgaacaaacaagaactcaaactatgaattatgaaagagctgcagcatctgaaactgaccacactgaacatctgacagataaacagaaccacagtgctgcagtttcagcttcacagtttgtcatgtcttttatggattgtgattgtctctgtcaacttaccatatactttttattagtaaggttttttttggttttgtttttttgtcaattactagaaatttcaggtgaccccatttgaattccttgtggggtcccgaccccaaggttgacaaaaaCTGTCTTAAATATTGATAACACATCTGCTGTAATGAGATGATTAGGAATTGTTTCTCACCATTAAAGCACTGGATCCATTTTCTGCGTTCGTCCCTCTGTCCTCCAACATCAAACATACTGACAGACAATAATCAATAATCACATCATCTCACAGCATCAGTGGGAGAAGTCTAATGCGAtgcaaattaaaataaattaaagataTTAAAAGTAGACATACTTCAAATGAAATACGAAATAACATGAgtgaaacaataaaaatgcattaaattgtaagtaaaagtgaaagtgcaGGTGTACAGAGGGGGCGGAGTTAAGGCACTCACTGAAAGTTGACTTTGTCAACCTGAAACCTGGTTTCAAAAATCCCTGAAGTCAAAACTCTGCAACGAAGTAAATCCTGCAGGAGGAGAGAGGTGTGGGCTTACAGGTCGTTGCTGGTGAGTCACTCTGAGGCTTTAACCTGATTGGTCACTTGGTTACTGTGATGATCATTTAAAGAATCATGCCACATGTGAGGAACCTTGATGAACCCTGGTTAACCCTGACcttggttaaccctaaccctggttaaTCCTAGTCCTAACcctggttaaccctaaccctggctaaccctaaccctggttaaCTCTAACTTTGGTGAAACTTAACCCtggctaaccctaactctaaccctagctctgGTTTACCCTAACCATGACTATACCCTAATCCTTGCTCACCCTAACCCTGGTTAACCCTTACCCTGGCTAATCCTAACCCTGGCTAATCCTAACCCTGGGTAATCCTAAACTTAACCTTGGCTAACCTCAATCCTGGCTAGCTCGAACcctggttaaccctaaccctggttaaCTCTAATCCTGGTTAACTCCAACCCTAACACTGGCTAACCTTAAAAGGATGCTAGTTAATCTCTGCTGAACACAGATGTGCACATCCACCTCTGCCTTCAACAGAGGTGGACATCACCCTCTGTCCACATTGGGAGTCGATGGGCTCCTCTACCCTAGTCTGGTAGATTAAGTGAAAATTTGCAGCAATCATTCAAAATATGAATAAAGCAAAAACCTTGACCTTTTGAAATGTACTATATAAATTTGCTAAATATAACCCAACAAAGAGTCACTTTTAATAAGTCTTATTATTCCACCCAAATAAAAGAGTCATATTACTGTCCACATAATATTTGCTTCAACTGGGGACAAATTGGCTCTGTGATATCAGTCTTTACGTTAACATGACCCAGCACATTTACACAATTCGGTACACTGAAGTGACGCCATGAAACATTTGCAAGGAGGTTGGCAGGATTTCTTACAACCACACTTGATCAGTTCCTTGCATGATTTAAATGTGGTCCATAAAGGAGTCAGATGGCTGTTACAGTTCCTGATCCAACCCCAGTCGTATGGGTCTGGTAGCTGTTGTTCTGCCACCATGTGCTACTCAGGGCCAATGGCACATTCATGGGAAGTGACAACATTGGtgctgtatgtatatgtatggatGCTGTGTGCTGAACACCTCCTTTCCTTCTGTGGATAGTTTTGATATGCATTCTGACAAGTAATGGTACAAATCAACTTTGTTGCTATTCACTCTGAGAAAACACTCAAAGTGTGTGAAATAGGCAGGGAGACCACTGTTGCAGGTGGTGCAGTAGTTAGCAcgattgcctcacagcaagaaagtctTGGGTTCAGTTCCCCAGGGGGGACCtctctgtgtgaagtttgcatgttctctctgcattgtgtgggttctctttggggactctggcttcctcccaccattcaaagacatgcactaataggttaattgtttaatctaaattgcctatgggtgtaaatgtgagagtgattggttgttcgtttctatatgtcagccctgcgatgaactggtggcacattcagggtgaaccccgcctatcccagctacctgggATAGACTCTAGAACCCCCCGGTACCCTCTCGAGGACCAAATGGTTCAGAACATGACATGACATTTTTGCACAAGGTCCCAAGGTATTATTCAAGCCATGGGCCATGTTTACTTGCTTAAGTTTACGATAGGTTTGCAGCATTAATGCTGTGGAGTGTTTATACTTACACTCGGGTAATCTTGAAGCTGTGAAAGTTTGGGCTAAACAACTTCAAGGTATTACATGTTTAAGGGATAATGTATTGTACTGCATGTAGATTTTTCAAAGgcaataatgcaaaaaaacaaaaaacaaaaactattttaCATTCAAATCaactaaaatgtttttatatattattctcaTTGGTTTAGACATTTAGATCATGTATTTATGTCTTCTGGGAGTGAGATATCACTAATTTCACTTTTCAATTGTAGCAATATTCAAAATCAAAATGGCTGTCACCAGAGGTATTGAATTACGCGTATCCTGCTTTTATATGAAAGGGCGTAAGAAAATGTACCTTTGTACCAATTCTCATGCTTTATTCACATTTTGAACGATTTTTACCTAATTCTACTTTGCTACTCAACTCTTATTCAGAGTCTGAGGATCTGGTTCCTGGTGGGCTCGACAGAACTGTTACTCTGTTAGATGTTACTGCCCATGATTCTTACCTCCGTAATAACCTCTAATGTATTTGAAATTACAGCGATTGGGAGAAATCTTTACCTGGTCAGTAGGGGTGTAGTCATTTCTTCTAACGGAGTCCAACCGGTCCAAGAAGCTGCAACACAGAGTTGATTTCAGTCTGAAATTATAGAACTAGGAAATTACTGATGACTGAAACCAGTTTATCTCCATAGCAACATTAAACAGCAAGAATCAACagacaaaacatcagatatgatgatattgggtttaatttacatctacaaacatcaAATCATCAGCATTACCTTACATTACATTAGCATTACCAAACTAAGtgaaagaaaatgtgtgtgtgtgtgtgggggggtcatcATCACAGTTTGAACTGACTCTTAAAGGGTTTAACAGTTTATTATATTGTTAATAAATTACCTCAGAGTGTTTATAATTAAGGTCTGTGAAATCGTTTGACTGTGAGGTATAAAGTTATGGGATgctcttatctttgctaagttgccgtttgttgatccacggttcagactaaactgtgacagttctgaccttatttgttggattccaaacagatctttagtacaGCTATTAACaccacaaaccatacagaaaacagaggtgatttgtggttttactggggCTGTTTTCAATCTAAAAACAGAGCTCAGCTAACAGAgccataatgtaaactatcagctgacacaacaCATCAACagtataagacagtgttattttatccactgttaaaataagcctctatgagttttagtttgaataaAACTTAATGATTCCATAATactgatgtgtggaaacaatgatctTTAGCCTTTATTCATTGACTGATACAGTCTATGGATACATAGGTTTGGTTCCATGGTGGCTCTGGTTCTgagtgttctggtaccagagtaATACCTGCGGTCAGTTCTACACAGAACACCTTTGATATTAACAGGATGGACATTTAAATCCAACTTTTCTTTTGCAGACTGTCTGACAATTTGGTTAAAACTTGTGACACATTTGCATCAAACCCAATGCAGTGTAATACTCCCGAATCCTCTGTGTTAAAGTTTGGTTGGAAGTAACCTACATATTAAAAGTGATCAGACCTGATTCAGGCTGTGTTtctacctcctcctccatcatcatGTGATCTCCAGGTTTTAGTGTGTTGTGCATGTCTTACTACTGAGCGCAGTCAATCAGCTGATATTCATTGGATCGTTCAAAACACGCCTTGATGCCATCATCTTCCCACAGCTTCTGAGCATGCTCAAAGAActcctaacagacagacagatagcgTTCACTAAACATGGATCAAATATTTTCATACTGGAAAAGGAAATAATGTAGGCAACATCAACAACAAACATGAAACACAggtgtatatattatattaatCTAACCAGTCTGAAGGCAAAAAAGACATTCAGGATCTGATTCAGTACAAAACCTTTGAGATATTTTCCTCAGAAAAAGAAAGAACTGTTTTATGCCATTGTTTAAAAGTGAGGAGTTTTCACAGGGTCAGTTCATCAATAAAAGCCAGTCAACCAATGATAAAcgacaaaaatgtacaaatgcaaaaatcacgaaaaaatggacaatgaaaccaaaaatgacaatgaaaatgtacaaataaaaaaatgacaataaaaatggaCAATGAAACCAAAAATCACAACAGAATgagaaaacaaaatcaaatatCCCAGTAGAAAGAGAAAAAAGCCCAAAATGCTGATGAAACATGCTATAAATGTGCTGCCAGTCCATTTATAGCCTGTGAAGAACACAAGGCACAACATGATCATATGATGTGTAACATGTCAAGTTCTTTCTGTCATGTGACATCACAGAGCCGGTCTCCGGTCGACCAATCAGACGTGAgtggagacagacaggtgagtcCTGGGAGTGTGGATAATGAAGCCTCAGGTGAGACCGGGTCCCAGGTGACACCGGTTACATCAGCTCATTAACACCATTAGAAGAACCAGAGCACTGACGTTTAAAGGCTCCTTTGGCTGTTTTTTCTGATCATGATCAACACTCACACATGACTTCACACAACCTGATCATTATTGATTATTGAACATTACTGTGAATGAAACCGTTAAAAACAAGTTTAATGTCCTTAATTCACACAGAATCCACCTCCAACACTTCAAACCTATGAAAATAAAAGCTCTTTTATTGTTTAATGCACAAAAAACATTATGTCAACAAAGTGACATGTATGGTTATGGTGTAGATTTAAAGTTAGGAAATATCAATTAAATGTActtaaacattacaaatattcacatatttaatatgaacaaattaataatgaAAGTCAATTGCTGTTAAATATTTAGCACAAAGTTAGATTTATTCAACAATTCACAAAAATCTGATTAGGTTTTATGTCTTAGATCTACTGAAGCTCTGTTCATTAATACAAAGTGTGATTTTGTTTCCCTTTAAACAAAAATAGATCACATTGAATGAAGGGAAGGACTGGAATTTGTTGTAACTGATTAACTATCTGTTTTGTGGTTCTTGTCTTTACCTCTGTGTACTCGAAGTCAGACAGTGGTGCGATGCTTTTGATGTAGTCGACTCTGACCTGGTTGTTAGGGTTACCCAGAGGAATGGGTGGAGTCAGTGAACTCATGGCGGACACAATGGTCTGGAAAAAGACACGGTGTGGTGATGACATCACGATGCATAGCTTTAAAGCAGCTCTCCCTCTCTCCACGCCATGCAGTTTGGTTTCAGATCCAAGCATTCCACTGAAATGGCTACATGCCTTTTCATTGAGAAAATAAAATCTTTTCTCGATAAGGGTGGAGTTGTAGGGGCGGTGTTTTTGGACCTCAGGAAAGCATTCGATACAGTAAATCACTCTGTTCTTCTTACCAAGCTCTCTAAATTTAACTTCTCGCACAACGCTGTGAGCTGGATTGAATCTTATCTGCATGATCGAACACAATCTGTATCAGTTAATAACTGCAGATCTGATTCTCTTAGGCTAACCTCTGGAGTTCCTCAGGGATCTATATTAGGCCCCCTTTTATTTAGTCTTTATATCAACGACTTGCCTACTGTTTGTCCTGATGCTGAATGCTTAATGTATGCAGACGACACAGTTTTCTTTGTTCATGGTCGCTCCAAAGACACTGTTGCTGCTATGCTCAGTAAAACAAGGTCCTGTGTTACAACTTGGCTGCAGGAGTGCTGTCTACAGTTAAACGTTTCTAAAACTGTAGGCATGTACTTCACTAAAATAAATAGAGCATCACCTGACCCCGACATACATGTCAATGGAGGAAAAATACAAATTGTCAGCCAATATAAATATCTTGGGTTAGTAATAGATTCACAGCTTTCCTTTAAAGCCCATATTGCCAAATTGTGTAAAAAAATCAAGTTAAATCTCACAAATTTTCGTGCAATTCAAAATGAAATGTCAACTTAAGTAGCAAAAATGTACTTACATTCAATGATTCTCAGTCACTTCAACTATTGCCTAACCAGCTGGTCCCAGGCTGGTCAGAGTGCAAAAAAACCATTGGAAGTTTTGTACAAACAAGCAattaaagttatggataaaaaacCTAGGCACTATCATCCtaatgcaatttttaaaaaaaatacagtctttTAAACTGGGACAGTCTCCTTACATTTGCAGATTTAAGTTTGGTTTATAAAGTATTGCATGATTTGGCTCCAGATCCTCTGGCAGAGTTCATCAGCCAAAGAAACAGCTGTGAGCATGTCACTGGAGGCTCTGTCAGAGGTGACTGTGTCATTCCTCTGCGTAGGAGCACTTTCAGTAAGTCGGTCTGGTCAGTGAGGAGTGCTAGTGAGTGGAACTCAGTACCTGAGGAGGTTCAACTGCTTACAACATACAAGGccttcacaaaaaaattgaaaatgtggcTTATCAACACCTACAGCtgccaacactaaaagacaaacctgttgtgatgttttgatgttgtCGTGATATATTGGgatgtcttattctcttttaattgtatGGTAAGTGTTCGAATATGTATCTTGTATTATACtgtacaggtattgtgtgttttgtgctcccttaacagtctgttatgcatatgttatttgttacattagtgtctaaccatgtctttctcctgtaaatgttttttttactgcctttttaaaacttggccaggggactacagatgataactagccttctggctaattctggctttttttttaaccatgtgtaaccatgtgttttaggaaattgcattgtcccctttcaaataaactaaagtCTGATTATTGAGACTCCAGATCAAACTCAGAATGTGGAAAAAATACTTTTTCCAAAACTGTTCACTGAAGAACAGCATCAGGACATGATGTTATGTTCTGTTGATCGGATCAGAACCTGCAGGACCTTCACAGATgaataaccctaacccataaatggATCAGTGGAACCAGATCAGATAAGGTCCACATCAGCAACACATAAACTCACATGGCACTGGATTTAATACAAATCTAAGGACAATAATGAAGTCAAACAAATGTCATTTCCATTTGTCCAAAGGTGGATCTTTGTAAATCCATTAAACCTTTGATTGTGTCTGTGACTCAACTcttcatttattcttatttcactgtGTTTTCTGTTGGTGAATTCATCCCTTTACACATTCAACCATTATATTACTTGTATGATTTAATTTTCTTCTGGATGTTCCGTATATTtatgtctttatggattaatttcTACTTATGATGTACATAAACCTGTCTCATCTTGTTGTTTGAGATCattccatcattttttttttaatgtattttacgcCGATGAAGAGATCAGATCTACATACTTGTTCTTTGAGGATTTCTTTGCAGTTGTGGTCAGATATGTTTAAAAGAATTGTTCAGAGGATTGTGAATATTAAACATGAGGATCCACAAATGCATCCCTGTAatttcagtccaatttaatctgatgTAGTTTTATGTAAATGAAACGCTGAAGGATCCTTTGTTAAGATTGAGAAACAGTCACAGCCATGGAAATAATAACTGACT
This genomic window from Sphaeramia orbicularis chromosome 20, fSphaOr1.1, whole genome shotgun sequence contains:
- the LOC115411236 gene encoding guanine nucleotide-binding protein G(olf) subunit alpha-like, with product MGCLGGKTEEERLDEKAKREANKKIERQLQKERQAYKATHRLLLLGAGESGKSTIVKQMRILHVDGFNTEEKQQKIQDIRKNVKDAIVTIVSAMSSLTPPIPLGNPNNQVRVDYIKSIAPLSDFEYTEEFFEHAQKLWEDDGIKACFERSNEYQLIDCAQYFLDRLDSVRRNDYTPTDQDLLRCRVLTSGIFETRFQVDKVNFHMFDVGGQRDERRKWIQCFNDVTAIIFVAASSSYNMVIREDNSTNRLRESLDLFRSIWTNRFLKTISVILFLNKQDVLADKILAGKSKLEDYFPEYNNYTVPADTVSETDEDPRVTRAKFFIRDEFLRISTASGDGKHYCYPHFTCAVDTENIRRVFNDCRDIIQRMHLRQYELL